In Agrobacterium sp. RAC06, a single window of DNA contains:
- the rplL gene encoding 50S ribosomal protein L7/L12: MADLAKIVEDLSSLTVLEAAELSKLLEEKWGVSAAAPVAVAAAGGAAAAVVEEEKTEFDVILTDAGANKINVIKEVRAITGLGLKEAKDLVEGAPKAVKEAVSKAEAADLKKKLEEAGAKVDVK; encoded by the coding sequence ATGGCTGATCTCGCAAAGATCGTTGAAGACCTCTCCTCTCTGACCGTTCTGGAAGCTGCTGAGCTTTCCAAGCTGCTCGAAGAAAAGTGGGGCGTATCTGCTGCTGCACCTGTAGCCGTTGCTGCTGCTGGCGGCGCTGCTGCTGCTGTCGTTGAAGAAGAAAAGACCGAATTCGACGTCATCCTGACGGATGCCGGCGCCAACAAGATCAACGTCATCAAGGAAGTCCGCGCCATCACCGGCCTGGGCCTCAAGGAAGCCAAGGATCTCGTCGAAGGCGCTCCGAAGGCTGTCAAGGAAGCCGTTTCGAAGGCTGAAGCTGCTGACCTCAAGAAGAAGCTTGAAGAAGCCGGCGCTAAGGTCGACGTCAAGTAA
- the rplJ gene encoding 50S ribosomal protein L10 → MERAEKREFVTELNEVFKASGSVVVAHYAGVTVAQMNDFRSKMRAAGGTVKVAKNRLAKIALQGTEAEGITDLFKGQTLIAFSADPIVAPKVVMDFAKTNDKIVVLGGAMGTTTLSADAVKSLATLPSLDELRAKLVGMIQTPATRIAGVVAAPAAQLARVFAAYAKKDEAA, encoded by the coding sequence GTGGAAAGAGCGGAAAAACGCGAATTCGTCACAGAACTGAACGAAGTCTTCAAGGCTTCCGGTTCGGTTGTTGTGGCCCACTATGCTGGTGTCACGGTTGCGCAGATGAACGACTTCCGTTCGAAGATGCGCGCTGCTGGCGGCACCGTCAAAGTCGCGAAGAACCGCCTGGCCAAGATCGCTCTTCAGGGCACGGAAGCCGAAGGGATCACCGATCTCTTCAAGGGCCAGACGCTGATTGCATTCAGCGCTGATCCGATTGTGGCTCCGAAGGTCGTCATGGATTTCGCCAAGACCAACGACAAGATCGTTGTACTGGGCGGCGCCATGGGAACAACCACCTTGTCCGCAGATGCAGTCAAGTCGCTTGCGACCCTGCCTTCGCTGGACGAACTGCGTGCAAAGCTGGTCGGCATGATTCAGACCCCGGCTACCCGCATCGCAGGTGTTGTGGCAGCACCGGCAGCTCAGCTTGCTCGCGTGTTTGCGGCCTATGCAAAGAAGGACGAAGCCGCGTAA
- the rplA gene encoding 50S ribosomal protein L1 has translation MAKVAKRIQKIREGVDPTKLVALTDAISMVKERAVAKFDETIEIAMNLGVDPRHADQMVRGVVNLPNGTGRDVRVAVFARGAKADEAKAAGADIVGAEDLLEIVQGGKIDFDRCIATPDMMPLVGRLGKVLGPRGMMPNPKVGTVTMDVTGAVKASKGGAVEFRVEKAGIIHAGIGKASFGAKALEENIKAFADAVIKAKPAGAKGNYVKRVAISSTMGPGVKIDPSTVTA, from the coding sequence ATGGCCAAGGTAGCAAAGCGTATTCAGAAGATCCGTGAAGGTGTTGACCCGACGAAGCTCGTCGCCCTCACCGACGCCATCTCGATGGTCAAGGAACGTGCCGTCGCCAAGTTCGACGAAACGATCGAAATCGCCATGAACCTCGGCGTCGACCCGCGCCACGCAGACCAGATGGTCCGCGGCGTGGTCAACCTGCCGAACGGTACGGGCCGTGACGTTCGCGTTGCCGTTTTCGCACGTGGCGCCAAGGCTGACGAAGCCAAGGCTGCTGGTGCAGACATCGTCGGCGCCGAAGACCTGCTCGAAATCGTTCAGGGCGGCAAGATCGACTTCGATCGCTGCATCGCGACCCCGGACATGATGCCGCTCGTCGGTCGCCTCGGTAAGGTTCTCGGCCCGCGTGGCATGATGCCGAACCCGAAGGTCGGTACGGTGACCATGGACGTCACGGGCGCCGTCAAGGCTTCCAAGGGCGGTGCCGTCGAGTTCCGCGTCGAGAAGGCTGGTATCATCCATGCCGGCATCGGCAAGGCTTCCTTCGGCGCCAAGGCGCTCGAAGAAAACATCAAGGCTTTCGCTGACGCCGTCATCAAGGCAAAGCCGGCTGGCGCCAAGGGCAACTATGTCAAGCGCGTAGCCATCTCCTCGACCATGGGCCCGGGCGTCAAGATCGACCCGTCCACGGTTACGGCCTGA
- the rplK gene encoding 50S ribosomal protein L11 — MAKKVAGQLKLQVKAGSANPSPPIGPALGQRGINIMEFCKAFNAATQEMEKGMPIPVVITYYQDKSFTFAMKQPPVTYWLKKEAKITSGSKTPGKGAKVGTITKAQVRAIAEGKMKDLNAADIEGAMLMVEGSARSMGLEVVG, encoded by the coding sequence ATGGCTAAGAAAGTTGCAGGCCAGCTCAAGCTCCAGGTCAAGGCAGGATCGGCTAACCCGTCCCCGCCGATCGGCCCGGCACTTGGTCAGCGTGGCATTAACATCATGGAATTCTGCAAGGCGTTCAATGCCGCCACGCAGGAAATGGAAAAGGGTATGCCGATCCCGGTCGTCATCACCTATTACCAGGACAAGTCCTTCACCTTCGCAATGAAGCAGCCGCCGGTTACCTACTGGCTGAAGAAGGAAGCAAAGATCACCTCTGGCTCGAAGACTCCGGGCAAGGGTGCGAAGGTCGGTACGATCACCAAGGCGCAGGTCCGCGCAATTGCCGAAGGCAAGATGAAGGATCTTAACGCCGCCGACATCGAAGGCGCAATGCTGATGGTTGAGGGCTCTGCCCGCTCCATGGGCCTGGAAGTGGTAGGTTGA
- the nusG gene encoding transcription termination/antitermination protein NusG codes for MAARWYIVHAYSNFEKKVAEDIENKAKQKGLDHLFEKILVPTEKVVEVRRGRKVDSERKFFPGYVMVRANLTDEAYHLIKNTPKVTGFLGSDNKPVPIPDFEAERILGQVQEGVERPKSSVSFEIGEQVRVSDGPFASFNGIVQDVDEERSRLKVEVSIFGRATPVELEYGQVEKV; via the coding sequence ATGGCGGCACGTTGGTACATCGTCCACGCGTATTCTAATTTTGAGAAGAAGGTCGCGGAAGACATCGAGAACAAGGCCAAGCAGAAGGGTCTTGATCATCTCTTCGAAAAGATCCTCGTTCCGACCGAAAAGGTCGTCGAGGTTCGTCGCGGCCGCAAGGTGGATAGCGAGCGCAAGTTCTTCCCGGGCTACGTCATGGTGCGGGCAAACCTGACCGACGAAGCCTACCACCTGATCAAGAATACCCCGAAGGTCACGGGTTTCCTCGGTTCCGACAACAAGCCGGTTCCGATCCCGGATTTCGAGGCTGAGCGCATCCTGGGCCAGGTCCAGGAAGGCGTCGAGCGTCCGAAGTCCTCCGTGTCCTTCGAAATCGGCGAACAGGTTCGCGTCTCCGACGGTCCTTTCGCCTCCTTCAACGGGATCGTCCAGGACGTGGACGAAGAGCGCTCGCGCCTCAAGGTCGAGGTCTCGATCTTCGGTCGCGCGACCCCCGTCGAACTCGAATACGGTCAGGTCGAAAAGGTCTGA
- the secE gene encoding preprotein translocase subunit SecE: MASKGNPFAFLQQVRSETSKVTWPSRRETTISTLMVLAMVFFAALFFFGADQLISWLLGLVLSVGN, from the coding sequence ATGGCATCCAAGGGTAATCCATTCGCGTTTCTGCAGCAGGTTCGCTCCGAGACGTCCAAGGTGACGTGGCCCTCGCGTCGCGAGACCACGATTTCGACGCTCATGGTCCTGGCGATGGTGTTTTTCGCTGCGCTGTTTTTCTTCGGCGCGGACCAGCTGATCAGCTGGTTGCTTGGCCTTGTGCTGAGCGTCGGCAATTAA
- a CDS encoding pentapeptide repeat-containing protein: protein MIRISNAALPGSEFDDADLSEARFSDVSLKEAVFSNVDLGRSLITDANAEQMVIRNVAMNAAVMENVVMHAASLTHVDLNGSTIRFASLAGTSIAECDLTGLTINGYLVTDLLRLAEEQLLQRA, encoded by the coding sequence ATGATCCGTATCAGCAATGCCGCCCTGCCCGGTTCCGAGTTCGACGATGCCGACCTGTCGGAAGCCCGCTTCAGCGACGTCTCGCTCAAGGAAGCCGTGTTCAGCAACGTCGACCTCGGCCGGAGCCTGATCACAGATGCCAATGCCGAGCAGATGGTGATCCGCAATGTGGCGATGAATGCCGCGGTCATGGAGAATGTGGTGATGCATGCGGCAAGCCTCACCCATGTCGACCTCAACGGCAGCACCATCCGATTCGCCAGCCTCGCCGGCACGTCGATTGCCGAATGCGATCTCACAGGACTGACGATCAACGGCTACCTGGTGACGGATCTCCTGCGGCTTGCCGAAGAGCAGCTGCTGCAGCGGGCTTGA
- the tuf gene encoding elongation factor Tu, which produces MAKSKFERNKPHVNIGTIGHVDHGKTSLTAAITKYFGEFKAYDQIDAAPEEKARGITISTAHVEYETPARHYAHVDCPGHADYVKNMITGAAQMDGAILVCSAADGPMPQTREHILLARQVGVPAIVVFLNKVDQVDDAELLELVELEVRELLSSYDFPGDDIPVVKGSALAALEDSNKTIGEDAIRELMAQVDAYIPTPERPIDQPFLMPIEDVFSISGRGTVVTGRVERGIVKVGEEIEIVGIRPTTKTTCTGVEMFRKLLDQGQAGDNIGALLRGVTRDAVERGQILCKPGSVKPHKKFMAEAYILTKEEGGRHTPFFTNYRPQFYFRTTDVTGIVSLPEGTEMVMPGDNVTVEVELIVPIAMEEKLRFAIREGGRTVGAGIVASIIE; this is translated from the coding sequence ATGGCAAAGAGTAAGTTTGAGCGCAACAAGCCGCACGTCAACATCGGCACGATCGGCCACGTCGACCACGGCAAGACGTCTCTGACGGCAGCGATCACCAAGTATTTCGGTGAGTTCAAAGCCTATGACCAGATCGACGCCGCTCCGGAAGAAAAGGCACGCGGCATCACCATCTCGACGGCGCACGTCGAGTATGAGACGCCTGCCCGTCACTACGCGCACGTCGACTGCCCCGGCCACGCCGACTACGTCAAGAACATGATCACCGGTGCAGCGCAGATGGACGGCGCGATCCTGGTTTGCTCGGCCGCTGACGGCCCGATGCCGCAGACCCGCGAGCACATCCTGCTCGCCCGTCAGGTTGGCGTTCCCGCGATCGTCGTCTTCCTCAACAAGGTTGACCAGGTCGACGACGCCGAACTGCTCGAGCTCGTTGAACTTGAAGTTCGCGAACTTCTGTCGTCCTACGACTTCCCGGGCGACGACATCCCGGTCGTCAAGGGTTCGGCTCTGGCCGCTCTTGAAGATTCGAACAAGACGATCGGTGAAGACGCGATCCGCGAGCTGATGGCTCAGGTTGACGCCTACATCCCGACGCCTGAGCGTCCGATCGACCAGCCGTTCCTGATGCCGATCGAAGACGTGTTCTCGATCTCTGGCCGTGGTACGGTTGTGACGGGTCGCGTTGAGCGCGGTATCGTCAAGGTCGGCGAAGAAATCGAAATCGTCGGCATCCGTCCGACGACGAAGACGACCTGCACGGGCGTTGAAATGTTCCGCAAGCTGCTCGATCAGGGCCAGGCTGGCGACAACATCGGCGCACTTCTGCGTGGCGTGACCCGCGATGCGGTTGAGCGTGGCCAGATCCTGTGCAAGCCCGGCTCTGTCAAGCCGCACAAGAAGTTCATGGCAGAAGCCTACATCCTGACGAAGGAAGAAGGCGGCCGTCATACGCCGTTCTTCACCAACTATCGTCCGCAGTTCTACTTCCGTACGACGGACGTGACCGGCATCGTGTCGCTTCCGGAAGGCACGGAAATGGTTATGCCGGGCGACAACGTCACGGTTGAAGTCGAGCTGATCGTTCCGATCGCGATGGAAGAAAAGCTGCGCTTCGCTATCCGCGAAGGCGGCCGTACCGTCGGCGCCGGCATCGTCGCTTCGATCATCGAGTAA
- the rlmB gene encoding 23S rRNA (guanosine(2251)-2'-O)-methyltransferase RlmB gives MAKDPKTEKTARDTHYATLRRQVRDAKRERGEIPTPGPQKPRKSNADWTPPKLAPEQVLLYGLHTVRAALDNPERKLIKLSATQNALVRLEISSVENLGIPFETVTPQDLDKILGPEAIHQGVMLETRPLPPRRLEALKDSPLILVLDQVTDPHNVGAIMRSAVAFDAGAVITTQRHSPTESGVLAKSASGALELIPYIQVTNLSDALGELHKLGFFSVGLDSEGPAPMEGTLTGDRIALVLGSEGKGLRQKTRETVSALARLDMPGAIKSLNVSNAAAIALYASRQHLAAKG, from the coding sequence ATGGCCAAAGATCCGAAAACCGAAAAAACCGCCCGTGACACCCATTATGCAACGCTGCGCCGACAGGTGCGCGATGCCAAGCGCGAGCGGGGCGAAATCCCGACGCCGGGGCCGCAGAAGCCACGCAAGAGCAATGCAGACTGGACGCCGCCGAAGCTCGCGCCAGAGCAGGTCCTGCTCTACGGACTGCATACTGTGCGCGCCGCCCTCGACAATCCCGAGCGCAAGCTGATCAAGCTTTCGGCGACACAGAATGCGCTCGTAAGGCTCGAGATCTCGTCTGTGGAAAACCTCGGCATCCCCTTCGAGACGGTGACGCCGCAGGACCTCGACAAGATCCTTGGTCCCGAAGCGATCCACCAGGGCGTGATGCTGGAAACCCGTCCACTTCCCCCGAGACGACTGGAAGCGCTGAAGGACAGTCCGCTGATCCTCGTGCTCGACCAGGTGACCGACCCGCATAATGTCGGCGCGATCATGCGCTCCGCGGTCGCCTTCGATGCGGGTGCCGTCATCACCACCCAGCGGCACAGCCCGACGGAATCAGGCGTGCTGGCGAAGTCGGCTTCCGGCGCGCTGGAACTCATCCCCTATATCCAGGTCACCAACCTTTCGGATGCACTGGGCGAGTTGCACAAGCTCGGCTTCTTCTCGGTTGGACTCGATTCGGAAGGACCGGCCCCGATGGAAGGCACGCTCACCGGCGACCGCATTGCGCTGGTGCTCGGGTCCGAAGGCAAGGGCTTGCGACAGAAGACGCGTGAAACCGTATCGGCACTCGCACGCCTCGACATGCCCGGCGCCATCAAGTCGCTCAACGTCTCCAATGCGGCGGCGATTGCACTCTACGCCTCACGCCAGCATCTGGCGGCCAAGGGCTGA
- a CDS encoding HAD-IIB family hydrolase codes for MKLVFTDLDGTLLDHDSYSFEAARPALDLLALRGIPVILASSKTEAEMRPIAEAIGITHPMIVENGAGVVGLDAETAFTKGSLQSPYSDLRSFLRKLPKELGACFEGFGDWDVARVASETGLPFPAAELARQRHFSEPGRFTGSEVQRQAFIALLDAQGFSAVQGGRFFTLMPKTSKAERMAEVVAHYQRLNGGEIIRTVALGDAPNDLAMLEAADCGIIIANPAHKALPVTEREERGFILRSEQIGPEGWNIMIHQLVATGFL; via the coding sequence ATGAAGCTCGTCTTCACCGATCTCGACGGAACGCTGCTCGATCACGACAGCTATTCCTTCGAGGCGGCGCGGCCGGCGCTCGATCTACTGGCGTTACGCGGCATTCCCGTCATTCTCGCCAGCAGCAAGACAGAAGCAGAGATGCGACCGATCGCGGAAGCGATCGGCATTACCCATCCGATGATCGTCGAAAACGGCGCGGGCGTCGTTGGACTTGATGCGGAAACAGCCTTCACCAAGGGGAGTTTGCAGAGTCCTTACAGCGACCTGCGTTCTTTTCTTAGGAAATTACCTAAGGAGCTCGGCGCCTGCTTCGAAGGCTTTGGTGACTGGGACGTTGCGCGGGTCGCCTCTGAGACCGGGCTGCCATTCCCCGCAGCCGAACTTGCTCGCCAACGGCACTTTTCCGAGCCGGGGCGCTTTACCGGCTCCGAGGTGCAGAGGCAGGCATTTATCGCGCTGCTTGACGCGCAAGGTTTCAGCGCCGTGCAGGGCGGACGCTTCTTCACCTTGATGCCCAAGACCTCCAAGGCCGAGCGCATGGCCGAGGTCGTCGCACATTACCAGCGCCTCAACGGCGGCGAGATAATCCGCACAGTCGCGCTCGGCGATGCGCCGAACGATCTTGCGATGCTGGAAGCCGCCGATTGCGGCATCATCATCGCCAATCCCGCACACAAGGCCCTGCCCGTCACAGAGCGGGAAGAGCGGGGCTTTATCCTGCGCTCGGAACAAATCGGCCCGGAGGGCTGGAACATCATGATCCACCAACTCGTTGCCACGGGGTTTCTCTGA
- a CDS encoding glycosyl transferase codes for MADFHQNGVVATLHNLRERSLERMEKELTVFSASRPITLILPSLYSELEAPALEHIVSELSQAPYISEIVIGLDQADQQQFRHAKQYFSRLPQKHTILWHDGPRLRAVDEKLKAEALSPDQPGKGRNVWFCMGYVLAARQAGVVALHDCDITTYSRDMLARLVYPVANPRFPYVFSKGYYPRIADRSLNGRVTRLLVTPLLLSLEKVIGHHPYIDFLKAFRYPLAGEFAMQTQILSDIRIPSDWGLEIGVLSEMWRNYSTQSICQVDIADSYDHKHQPLSPEDAAKGLSRMSVDITKALYRKLATDGVVFGNDAFRTLKATYYRTALDLVETYYHDARMNGLTTDRHREEQAVELFAANLIEAGQVYLDNPNTTPFMPSWNRVQAALPDLLRDIQDAARLDAED; via the coding sequence ATGGCGGATTTTCACCAGAACGGCGTGGTTGCCACCCTGCACAATCTCAGGGAGCGATCGCTAGAACGGATGGAGAAAGAGCTCACCGTCTTTTCCGCCTCGCGACCGATCACGCTGATCCTGCCATCGCTCTATTCCGAACTTGAGGCCCCTGCCCTCGAACACATCGTATCCGAGCTGTCGCAGGCACCCTACATATCCGAGATCGTCATTGGCCTTGACCAGGCCGACCAACAGCAGTTCCGCCATGCGAAGCAATACTTCTCGCGGCTGCCGCAGAAGCATACGATTCTCTGGCATGACGGGCCCCGGCTGCGTGCCGTCGACGAGAAACTGAAGGCCGAGGCCCTTTCGCCCGACCAGCCCGGCAAGGGACGCAATGTCTGGTTCTGCATGGGTTATGTGTTGGCCGCCCGGCAGGCCGGCGTGGTTGCCCTGCATGACTGCGATATCACCACCTATTCGCGCGACATGCTGGCACGGCTCGTCTATCCCGTCGCCAATCCGCGTTTTCCTTACGTTTTCTCCAAGGGCTATTATCCGCGCATCGCCGACCGATCGCTCAATGGTCGCGTGACAAGGCTGCTGGTCACGCCGCTGCTGCTCAGCCTGGAAAAGGTCATCGGACACCACCCCTATATCGACTTCCTCAAGGCATTCCGCTATCCGCTCGCCGGCGAGTTTGCCATGCAGACCCAGATCCTCTCCGATATCCGCATTCCCTCGGACTGGGGGCTGGAGATCGGAGTCCTCTCGGAAATGTGGCGCAACTACTCGACCCAGTCGATTTGCCAGGTGGATATTGCCGATTCATATGACCACAAGCACCAGCCGCTCTCGCCCGAGGATGCGGCCAAGGGTCTGTCGCGCATGTCTGTAGACATCACCAAGGCGCTCTACCGCAAGCTCGCGACCGACGGGGTCGTGTTCGGCAATGACGCCTTCCGGACGCTCAAGGCCACCTATTACAGGACGGCACTCGATCTGGTGGAAACCTATTACCACGATGCCCGGATGAACGGGCTCACCACCGACCGGCATCGCGAGGAACAGGCTGTCGAGCTGTTTGCGGCGAACCTGATCGAGGCGGGCCAGGTCTATCTCGACAATCCGAATACCACGCCCTTCATGCCGAGCTGGAACCGCGTGCAGGCCGCCCTGCCCGACCTGTTGCGCGACATACAGGATGCCGCGCGGCTCGATGCCGAAGACTGA
- a CDS encoding MliC family protein, producing MRKTFHAGLALAATALFLLSAESRAADIKYACEDGTSLTVAFSDAQAEVTIPDGTKIGLPQQEAASGFWYSNGRYEMRGKGEEIQFAIGRMAPVTCRNAGEAAGQFDRATRAEVELAEKDTGFDMKGKLTCLRYPNFALKELDLGEKGAAGIYIASSEGPCQLNPTLDRKIEDDTAGYLWGAVGPYAFFRGADGLNGGLPFVVYDARTGARLIEDLIAGDFAALSLVGEELTLRYRRTYAASCSLLAAPETCAATIRQELGLAADRPMPDCRPAYQPAIDADPDAAKAIEAWPSVIDYPVERKLSASGTSFVAVDGDLVCRPSM from the coding sequence ATGCGCAAGACATTTCATGCCGGTCTGGCTTTGGCCGCGACTGCCTTGTTTCTGCTGTCGGCCGAGAGCCGGGCTGCCGACATCAAATATGCATGTGAAGACGGCACCTCGCTCACCGTTGCGTTCAGCGACGCGCAAGCCGAGGTGACGATCCCCGACGGCACGAAGATCGGGCTGCCGCAGCAGGAGGCGGCGAGCGGCTTCTGGTATTCGAATGGCCGCTACGAGATGCGCGGCAAGGGCGAGGAAATACAGTTTGCCATCGGCCGCATGGCGCCGGTCACCTGCCGCAATGCCGGCGAGGCGGCGGGTCAGTTCGATCGCGCCACGCGCGCCGAGGTCGAACTCGCCGAAAAGGACACCGGCTTTGACATGAAGGGCAAGCTCACCTGCCTGCGCTATCCGAACTTCGCCTTGAAAGAACTCGATCTCGGCGAAAAGGGAGCAGCAGGGATCTACATCGCGTCCTCCGAGGGCCCCTGCCAGCTCAATCCGACGCTCGACCGCAAGATAGAGGACGACACGGCCGGCTATCTCTGGGGTGCGGTCGGTCCTTACGCCTTCTTCCGCGGTGCCGATGGCTTGAATGGCGGCCTGCCATTCGTCGTCTATGACGCCCGCACTGGTGCACGACTGATTGAGGATCTGATTGCCGGCGATTTTGCCGCTCTCTCCCTGGTCGGAGAGGAGCTTACCCTGCGCTATCGCCGCACCTATGCCGCTTCCTGTTCCTTACTGGCGGCTCCGGAGACCTGTGCTGCGACCATCCGCCAGGAGCTTGGTCTCGCTGCCGATCGTCCTATGCCCGATTGCCGCCCCGCCTATCAGCCGGCAATCGATGCCGATCCGGACGCTGCCAAGGCGATCGAAGCCTGGCCAAGCGTCATCGACTATCCGGTCGAGCGCAAGCTTTCAGCATCCGGTACGTCCTTCGTTGCCGTGGATGGCGACCTCGTCTGCCGTCCTTCCATGTGA
- a CDS encoding NAD kinase, protein MSRTFRSLAFIASNTDEAQASRNELIRRYGHTEPAEADVIVALGGDGFMLQTLHDTMNTGKLIYGMNRGSVGFLMNDYSTDNLPERISASVENEFHPLKMTTSNSDGSVSFALAINEVSVLRQSYQAAKLRVIVDGQVRLEELICDGLMVATPVGSTAYNLSAHGPILPLEAPLLALTPVSAFRPRRWRGALLPDKVTVVLEVLEPEKRPVNAVADHTEVKSVLRVEIAQSEDTTARILSDPDRSWSDRIIAEQFSD, encoded by the coding sequence ATGTCTCGCACGTTCCGGTCGCTCGCCTTCATCGCCTCCAATACGGACGAAGCCCAGGCTTCGCGCAATGAGCTGATTCGTCGCTACGGCCATACCGAGCCGGCCGAGGCCGACGTCATTGTGGCCCTCGGCGGCGATGGCTTCATGCTGCAGACGCTGCATGACACGATGAACACCGGCAAGCTGATCTACGGCATGAACCGCGGCTCCGTCGGCTTCCTGATGAACGACTATTCGACCGACAATCTTCCCGAGCGGATCTCGGCGTCGGTCGAGAACGAATTTCATCCGCTGAAGATGACCACGAGTAATTCGGACGGGTCGGTCTCCTTCGCATTGGCGATCAACGAGGTCTCGGTGCTCCGGCAGTCCTACCAGGCAGCCAAGCTCCGGGTGATTGTCGATGGACAGGTACGGCTCGAGGAACTGATCTGTGACGGTCTGATGGTGGCGACGCCGGTGGGTTCGACCGCCTACAATCTTTCCGCCCATGGGCCGATCCTGCCGCTGGAGGCACCGCTTCTGGCGCTGACACCCGTCAGTGCGTTCCGGCCACGACGCTGGCGTGGAGCGCTGCTGCCCGACAAGGTGACCGTGGTGCTTGAGGTGCTGGAGCCGGAGAAGCGGCCGGTCAATGCGGTGGCCGACCATACCGAGGTCAAATCGGTTCTTCGGGTAGAGATAGCGCAATCGGAAGACACGACGGCGCGTATCCTGTCGGATCCCGATCGCTCCTGGTCGGACCGGATCATAGCCGAACAGTTTTCCGATTGA
- a CDS encoding class I SAM-dependent methyltransferase produces the protein MLNISPTSSGNRFRRRRIEQLGRMIDDVVRMKGTCRIIDLGGTAEFWQTWQYQLDLAHTSVECINVADQSENQGGHLPGVKTTIGDACSLPMFEDNAFDIVFSNSVIEHVGSWARKRAFAAEVRRLAPSYAIQTPSFSFPIEPHARLPFIHWLPNPMRYRTHLMMRTGFYPKAANLDEAMGALEDASLLDRRQMQHLFPDASICTETFLGFAKSFTAIRHTVAGAQAGDTPGVASKVSA, from the coding sequence ATGCTCAACATTTCCCCGACTTCTTCGGGCAATCGGTTCCGTCGCAGACGCATCGAACAACTTGGACGAATGATCGACGATGTCGTTCGGATGAAGGGCACCTGCCGCATCATCGATCTTGGAGGGACTGCCGAGTTCTGGCAGACATGGCAATACCAGCTCGATCTGGCGCACACTTCGGTCGAATGCATCAACGTTGCGGACCAGTCCGAGAACCAGGGCGGCCATCTGCCAGGCGTGAAAACCACGATCGGCGATGCCTGCTCGCTTCCGATGTTCGAAGACAATGCCTTCGATATCGTCTTCTCCAACTCGGTGATCGAGCATGTGGGATCCTGGGCCAGGAAGCGGGCCTTCGCCGCTGAAGTCAGACGGCTTGCGCCATCCTACGCGATCCAGACACCGAGCTTTTCTTTCCCGATCGAGCCGCATGCGAGGCTGCCCTTCATCCACTGGCTACCCAACCCGATGCGGTATCGGACACATCTGATGATGCGCACGGGATTTTATCCGAAGGCCGCCAACCTCGACGAGGCCATGGGCGCGTTGGAGGATGCGAGCCTGCTGGATCGGCGTCAGATGCAGCACCTGTTCCCGGACGCCTCGATCTGCACGGAGACGTTCCTCGGATTTGCGAAGTCCTTCACAGCGATACGCCACACCGTGGCGGGTGCTCAGGCCGGGGATACGCCTGGGGTGGCGAGCAAGGTATCGGCATGA